One region of Mucilaginibacter sp. 14171R-50 genomic DNA includes:
- a CDS encoding NAD-dependent epimerase/dehydratase family protein: protein MSEKILVIGANGQIGTELVTALRNIHGAENVIASDINSPNYAIRNSGPFEFANVLDKDNLHHLFDKHRPTQVYLLAAILSAVGEQKPKMAWDLNMTGLLHVLDFAVEFKTSKIFWPSSIAVFGPHSPQYNTPQYCIMDPNTVYGFSKLAGERWCEYYHTKYGVDVRSLRYPGLIGWRANPGGGTTDYAVHIFHEALKKGKYQGFLSAQTALPMMYMDDAIRATISLMDAPAENLSIRSSYNLAGISFTPEQLAEEIKKHIPGFEMSYADNDPRQAIADSWPKSIDDTQAQQDWGWALEYDLAKITEDMLTNLKNVI, encoded by the coding sequence ATGAGCGAAAAGATTTTAGTGATTGGCGCCAATGGGCAAATTGGCACCGAATTGGTAACTGCTTTAAGAAATATACACGGCGCCGAAAACGTTATAGCATCTGATATAAACAGCCCGAATTATGCTATCCGTAATAGCGGCCCGTTTGAGTTTGCTAACGTTCTTGATAAGGATAACCTGCACCATCTGTTTGATAAGCACCGCCCCACGCAGGTTTACCTGCTGGCCGCAATATTATCGGCAGTAGGCGAGCAAAAACCAAAAATGGCCTGGGATTTAAATATGACCGGCTTACTGCATGTGCTTGATTTTGCCGTAGAATTTAAAACTTCAAAAATATTTTGGCCAAGCTCAATAGCAGTATTTGGGCCGCATTCGCCGCAGTACAATACACCGCAGTATTGTATTATGGACCCTAACACGGTTTATGGCTTTAGCAAGCTGGCCGGCGAACGCTGGTGCGAGTATTACCACACTAAATATGGCGTGGATGTACGTAGTTTGCGTTACCCGGGCCTTATAGGATGGCGCGCTAATCCGGGAGGCGGGACCACGGATTACGCCGTACATATTTTCCATGAAGCATTAAAGAAAGGAAAATACCAGGGTTTCCTGTCGGCACAAACGGCTTTGCCCATGATGTATATGGACGATGCCATACGCGCTACCATCAGCCTGATGGATGCCCCTGCAGAAAACCTGAGCATCCGGTCGAGCTATAACCTGGCGGGTATAAGTTTTACGCCAGAGCAACTGGCCGAAGAAATTAAAAAGCATATACCGGGCTTTGAAATGAGCTATGCCGATAATGACCCCCGGCAGGCAATTGCCGATAGCTGGCCAAAATCAATAGATGATACACAGGCACAACAGGATTGGGGCTGGGCTTTGGAGTACGACCTGGCAAAGATCACGGAGGATATGCTAACTAACTTAAAAAATGTAATTTA